In Saccharomonospora marina XMU15, one genomic interval encodes:
- a CDS encoding solute symporter family protein — translation MSTLAQSIEGSNPTLNISIFALFVIVTLVIVFRASRNTRTASDYYAAGRAFSGPQNGTAIAGDYLSAASFLGIAGAIAVYGYDGFLYSIGFLVAWLVALLLVAELLRNTGKFTMGDVLAFRMRQRPVRAAAASSTMAVSFFYLLAQMAGAGALVSLLLGVDSDFGQAVVIAVVGVVMITYVLVGGMKGTTWVQIIKAALLIAGTFVMTVWVLGRYGLNLSGLLGAAADASSDGDALLNPGNRYGESGTTQLDFLSLGIALVLGTAGLPHVLMRFYTVPTAKEARRSVVWAIVLIGLFYLFTLVLGYGAAALVGSDAISNAPGGSNAAAPLLAEALGGPLLLGFIAAVAFATILAVVAGLTITASASFAHDVYANVIKKGQVDSKNAEVRVARITACVIGAVAIVGGILAKDQNVAFLVALAFAVAASANLPTILYSLFWKRFNTSGALWSIYGGLAVTIVLIVFSPAVSGSESAMISGVDFHWFPLSNPGLVSIPASFLLGWLGTMLSKEHLEDKYMEMEVRSLTGAGAEKATSH, via the coding sequence ATGAGCACGCTGGCCCAGAGCATCGAAGGCAGCAACCCCACACTCAACATCAGCATCTTCGCGCTGTTCGTGATCGTGACGCTGGTGATCGTGTTCCGCGCCTCCCGCAACACGCGCACCGCCTCCGACTACTACGCCGCGGGTCGCGCGTTCTCCGGTCCGCAAAACGGCACCGCGATCGCGGGCGACTACCTGTCGGCGGCGTCGTTCCTCGGGATCGCGGGTGCCATCGCCGTGTACGGCTACGACGGGTTCCTCTACTCGATCGGGTTCCTGGTCGCGTGGCTGGTGGCACTACTGCTCGTCGCGGAACTGCTGCGCAACACCGGCAAGTTCACGATGGGCGACGTGCTGGCGTTCAGGATGCGGCAGCGCCCGGTCCGCGCCGCAGCGGCATCGTCCACTATGGCCGTGTCGTTCTTCTACCTGCTCGCCCAGATGGCCGGTGCGGGAGCGCTGGTGTCACTGCTGCTGGGTGTCGACAGCGACTTCGGGCAGGCCGTCGTGATTGCCGTGGTCGGCGTGGTCATGATCACCTACGTGCTCGTCGGCGGTATGAAGGGCACCACCTGGGTGCAGATCATCAAGGCAGCACTGCTCATCGCGGGCACCTTCGTGATGACGGTGTGGGTGCTGGGCCGCTACGGTCTGAACCTCTCCGGACTGCTCGGTGCGGCCGCCGACGCCTCCAGCGACGGCGATGCACTGCTCAACCCGGGTAACCGCTACGGCGAGAGCGGCACCACTCAGCTGGACTTCCTCTCACTCGGTATCGCGCTCGTGCTCGGCACGGCAGGCCTTCCGCACGTCCTGATGCGGTTCTACACGGTGCCCACGGCGAAGGAAGCCCGCAGGTCCGTGGTGTGGGCCATCGTGCTGATCGGCCTGTTCTACCTGTTCACCCTGGTGCTGGGCTACGGTGCCGCCGCGCTGGTCGGCTCGGACGCGATCAGCAACGCACCCGGCGGGTCCAACGCCGCGGCGCCGCTGCTGGCGGAGGCCCTTGGCGGACCGCTACTGCTCGGGTTCATCGCGGCGGTCGCCTTCGCCACGATCCTCGCGGTGGTGGCGGGCCTGACGATCACAGCGTCGGCGTCCTTCGCACACGACGTCTACGCGAATGTGATCAAGAAGGGCCAGGTGGACAGCAAGAACGCCGAGGTGCGCGTCGCTCGGATCACCGCTTGCGTGATCGGTGCCGTGGCGATCGTCGGCGGCATCCTCGCCAAGGACCAAAACGTCGCCTTCCTCGTCGCGTTGGCGTTCGCGGTGGCGGCGTCGGCCAACCTGCCCACCATCCTGTACTCGCTGTTCTGGAAGCGGTTCAACACCTCGGGCGCGTTGTGGTCGATCTACGGTGGCCTCGCGGTGACGATCGTGCTCATCGTGTTCTCCCCCGCGGTGTCGGGATCGGAGAGCGCGATGATCAGCGGTGTCGACTTCCACTGGTTCCCGCTGAGCAACCCGGGGCTGGTGTCCATCCCGGCATCGTTCCTGCTCGGCTGGCTCGGAACGATGCTGTCGAAGGAGCACCTGGAGGACAAGTACATGGAGATGGAGGTGCGCTCGCTGACCGGGGCCGGTGCCGAGAAGGCCACCTCCCACTGA
- a CDS encoding DUF485 domain-containing protein translates to MSTTEPSTHPPGPKSWAEVHGSEEFRQLRKRLRSFVFPMTALFLLWYLLYVVLADYAHGFMSTKVVGNINIGLIFGLLQFVSTFLITGLYVRYANRKLDPIADKIRDEMEGEQS, encoded by the coding sequence GTGAGTACTACCGAGCCCTCGACCCATCCACCAGGGCCCAAGTCCTGGGCGGAGGTCCACGGGAGCGAGGAGTTTCGGCAGCTGCGCAAGCGCCTGCGAAGCTTCGTCTTCCCGATGACCGCGCTGTTTCTCCTCTGGTACCTGCTTTACGTGGTGCTGGCCGACTACGCGCACGGATTCATGTCCACAAAGGTCGTCGGCAACATCAACATCGGGTTGATCTTCGGCCTGCTGCAGTTCGTGTCGACGTTCCTCATCACTGGGCTGTACGTGCGCTACGCCAACCGCAAGCTCGACCCCATCGCCGACAAGATCCGCGATGAGATGGAGGGGGAGCAGTCATGA
- a CDS encoding sodium/solute symporter, translating to MIVALAVAPVLVVTLLIGLRGVAAMRTTSDFLVASRRVSPLLNSAAVSGEYLSAASFLGVAGLMVKDGVGALWYPVGFTAGYIAMLALVAAPMRRSGALTVPDFAEARLASPSLRRLAAVVVLVIGALYLVPQFRTAGLVLSVVSGTPYWVGVAIAGVAVSATLALGGMRAATYVQAFQFFFKLALFIIPAIWLLSQVGPEVREQALHPAEFTHFAEDTTLTFRVGATLDVPEGVTVVEPDGTRVPVAAGEWQIPAGSTVVFPEGSRAPQLRGEAAPGAPGWERPLLDLGDTGYPLLGTWAVLVATMLGTMGLPHVIMRFHTSPDGRAARRTAALTVALLSVFYLFPGIYGMLGRVLVPHLYLSGATDSAVVALPAQVDTSTTGAVFTGLLTAGAFAAFLATSLGLLLVVSGAISHDLVPGGLRQLRVAVLGAAAIVVLLALPAVRFDAGMLVTWGFTVAASTFCPLLVLGIWWSRLTAPGAIAGVATGLVSSTGAFLFTVIQPPVDGWVGILLVQPAPWSVPLAFITMVVISLFGRPPPWSTAAMLRLHLDEHRRFPFATRSAVVRDLGHSSWSARRSSAVRRITRRLVR from the coding sequence ATGATCGTCGCTCTGGCCGTCGCGCCGGTGCTTGTGGTGACATTGCTGATCGGGCTGCGCGGTGTCGCGGCCATGCGCACCACGTCCGACTTCCTCGTGGCATCGCGCAGGGTTTCACCGCTGCTGAACTCCGCCGCGGTGTCGGGCGAATACCTTTCGGCCGCCTCGTTTCTCGGGGTGGCCGGCTTGATGGTGAAGGACGGCGTCGGTGCGCTGTGGTACCCGGTGGGGTTCACGGCGGGCTACATCGCGATGCTGGCACTGGTAGCGGCCCCGATGCGCCGCTCAGGCGCGCTCACCGTGCCCGACTTCGCGGAGGCCAGGCTGGCCTCACCGTCGCTGCGGCGGCTGGCCGCCGTGGTCGTACTCGTCATCGGAGCGCTGTACCTGGTGCCGCAGTTCCGAACGGCGGGGCTGGTGCTCAGTGTCGTCAGTGGAACGCCTTACTGGGTCGGCGTCGCCATCGCGGGCGTTGCCGTCAGTGCCACCCTCGCGCTCGGCGGCATGCGTGCCGCGACCTACGTGCAGGCGTTCCAGTTCTTCTTCAAGCTGGCCCTGTTCATCATTCCGGCGATCTGGCTGCTCTCCCAGGTGGGGCCCGAGGTACGCGAGCAAGCTCTGCACCCGGCAGAGTTCACCCACTTCGCCGAGGACACCACGTTGACCTTCCGCGTCGGCGCGACCCTCGACGTCCCGGAGGGGGTGACCGTGGTCGAACCGGACGGCACTCGCGTCCCGGTCGCCGCAGGCGAATGGCAGATCCCCGCGGGCAGCACCGTCGTGTTCCCCGAGGGCAGCAGGGCGCCGCAGTTGCGGGGAGAGGCCGCCCCTGGCGCGCCGGGCTGGGAACGTCCGCTGCTCGACCTCGGCGACACCGGCTACCCACTGCTGGGAACGTGGGCAGTGCTCGTGGCCACCATGCTCGGCACGATGGGGCTGCCACACGTGATCATGCGGTTCCACACCAGCCCGGACGGAAGGGCCGCCAGGCGTACGGCGGCACTGACGGTGGCACTGCTGAGCGTGTTCTACCTCTTCCCCGGTATCTACGGGATGCTCGGCAGAGTCCTCGTACCGCACCTCTACCTGTCCGGCGCCACGGACAGCGCGGTGGTGGCGCTTCCCGCCCAGGTGGACACCAGCACGACGGGGGCCGTCTTCACCGGCCTGCTCACCGCGGGCGCCTTCGCGGCGTTCCTGGCCACCTCGCTGGGGCTGCTGCTCGTGGTGTCGGGCGCAATCTCGCACGACCTCGTTCCCGGAGGGCTGCGGCAGCTCAGGGTCGCCGTGCTGGGTGCGGCGGCGATCGTCGTGCTACTGGCCCTTCCCGCGGTCCGCTTCGACGCGGGGATGCTGGTCACCTGGGGCTTCACGGTCGCGGCTTCCACCTTCTGCCCGCTGCTGGTGCTGGGCATCTGGTGGTCGCGGCTCACCGCACCCGGCGCGATCGCAGGGGTTGCCACCGGTCTGGTCTCCTCGACCGGCGCCTTTCTGTTCACGGTGATCCAGCCGCCCGTCGACGGCTGGGTCGGCATTCTGCTGGTACAGCCCGCACCGTGGTCGGTGCCGCTGGCGTTCATCACGATGGTCGTGATCTCACTGTTCGGCCGCCCACCACCCTGGTCGACAGCGGCCATGCTGCGGTTGCACCTCGACGAGCACCGCCGCTTCCCGTTCGCCACCCGCTCCGCGGTCGTACGTGACCTGGGCCACTCGTCGTGGTCTGCCCGCCGCTCGTCTGCCGTTCGTCGCATCACGCGCCGATTGGTCCGCTGA
- a CDS encoding membrane protein, with protein sequence MSTSRRVTVTSPQTRLAHARRRYRGRWRPATLDPADAPRAVALYRAQSRRAAVALGLLFTLVFGLPLLLAILPWLDQVRLFDVPVSWLAPVVVPFPAMVWLGFWHLRRAERVEREPDHRGDPGSDSR encoded by the coding sequence GTGAGCACCTCCCGAAGGGTCACGGTCACCAGCCCGCAGACCCGGCTCGCCCACGCCCGGCGGCGCTACCGGGGACGCTGGCGGCCCGCGACTCTCGACCCCGCCGACGCTCCGCGCGCCGTGGCGCTGTATCGCGCGCAGTCACGCAGGGCAGCGGTAGCGCTCGGCTTGCTGTTCACGCTGGTGTTCGGATTGCCCCTGCTGCTCGCGATACTCCCCTGGCTCGACCAGGTGCGGCTGTTCGACGTGCCGGTGTCCTGGCTCGCCCCTGTCGTGGTGCCGTTCCCCGCGATGGTGTGGCTGGGCTTCTGGCACCTGCGGCGGGCCGAGCGTGTCGAACGCGAGCCCGACCACCGCGGTGACCCCGGGAGCGATTCCCGATGA
- a CDS encoding LytR/AlgR family response regulator transcription factor has product MTETAQGLRVLAIDDVPAALADLCGMLREAPEVSDVVAAGDPLSALKLLRSDEFDAVFLDISMPGLDGLELAALLRKLANPPVIVFVTAYEAHAVAAFGIGAVDYLLKPVRAERLAEALTRVGRFSQSEEPTQQRGTPDAMAALPVESGGRTRYVPRRDVQFVEAHGDYVRLHARSGVHLVRMPISRLEEYWSGAGFVRTHRGFLVALSAVRELRSDSVGGLLAHTDLGDVPVSRRHARELRQQLLHAAQRGELERRA; this is encoded by the coding sequence GTGACCGAGACAGCACAGGGGTTGCGGGTGCTCGCGATCGACGACGTTCCGGCCGCGCTTGCGGACCTGTGCGGCATGCTGCGGGAAGCTCCGGAGGTGTCGGACGTCGTCGCGGCGGGCGATCCGCTTTCCGCACTGAAACTGCTGCGCAGCGACGAGTTCGACGCGGTGTTCCTCGACATCTCCATGCCCGGACTCGACGGCCTGGAACTGGCCGCGCTGCTGAGGAAACTCGCGAACCCGCCTGTGATCGTCTTCGTCACCGCGTACGAGGCGCACGCGGTCGCCGCCTTCGGCATCGGAGCGGTCGACTACCTGCTCAAACCCGTGCGGGCCGAACGGCTGGCCGAGGCGCTCACCAGGGTCGGCCGGTTCAGCCAGAGCGAGGAGCCCACCCAGCAACGCGGCACCCCCGACGCGATGGCCGCGCTGCCGGTGGAATCCGGCGGCCGCACCAGGTACGTGCCCCGCAGGGACGTGCAGTTCGTCGAAGCACACGGCGACTACGTGCGGCTGCACGCCCGCTCCGGTGTGCACCTGGTACGGATGCCCATCTCGCGGCTCGAGGAGTACTGGTCGGGCGCCGGCTTCGTGCGCACTCATCGCGGCTTCCTCGTCGCGCTCTCGGCGGTACGCGAACTGCGCAGCGACTCCGTCGGCGGGCTGCTCGCGCACACCGACCTCGGTGACGTACCGGTGAGCCGCAGGCACGCGAGGGAGCTGCGGCAGCAGTTGCTGCACGCCGCCCAGCGGGGCGAGCTCGAGCGGCGGGCCTAG
- a CDS encoding sensor histidine kinase → MPAEDGPAKGILWSRRLRDPGSILETARHVSDDLVDGLSGPRVRAAARGIRKLLAADGVGLADLSASMVQAGSLPADVDTAALVDEVLHTENRARRAEVVALPLIVHDELAGVLVVAGTARLTALNEVAQLLVAALERGRLEASAEHAAEAELRALRAEISPHFVYNALTVIAGLVRPDPARSRELMLDFADYIRYSLASHGEYTTVADEFHAIETYLALQRAVLGDRLRVQVRVAPEVLAVAIPYLVLQPIVENAVRHGIERRSGGGTVQVLGEAEGADCVISVEDDGAGMDPEHAKALLAGDGAATSMGLANVDRRLRNVYGPWFGLVVETAPEEGTRVIVRVPRFQPGVMP, encoded by the coding sequence ATGCCTGCGGAGGACGGCCCTGCCAAGGGCATCCTCTGGTCGCGGCGCCTGCGCGACCCAGGCTCGATCCTGGAGACCGCGCGGCACGTGTCCGACGACCTTGTCGACGGCCTTTCCGGGCCGAGGGTCCGGGCGGCGGCACGCGGCATCCGCAAGCTCCTGGCTGCCGACGGCGTCGGCCTCGCCGATCTGTCCGCAAGCATGGTGCAGGCGGGCAGCCTGCCCGCCGACGTCGACACCGCCGCGCTGGTGGACGAGGTGTTGCACACCGAGAACAGGGCGAGGCGGGCCGAAGTCGTCGCCCTTCCGCTCATCGTGCACGACGAACTCGCGGGCGTGCTGGTGGTCGCGGGAACCGCACGGTTGACCGCGCTCAACGAGGTGGCGCAGCTGCTGGTCGCGGCGCTGGAACGCGGCAGGCTGGAGGCCTCCGCAGAGCACGCCGCCGAAGCCGAGTTGCGCGCGTTGCGGGCGGAGATCTCCCCCCATTTCGTCTACAACGCGCTGACGGTCATCGCCGGCCTCGTGCGGCCCGACCCCGCTCGCTCCCGCGAACTCATGCTCGACTTCGCCGACTACATCCGGTACAGCCTCGCCAGCCACGGCGAGTACACCACCGTCGCCGACGAGTTCCACGCCATCGAGACCTACCTTGCCCTGCAACGCGCGGTGCTCGGCGACCGGCTGCGGGTGCAGGTGCGCGTCGCTCCCGAGGTTCTCGCCGTGGCCATCCCCTACCTCGTGCTGCAGCCCATCGTGGAGAACGCGGTCAGGCACGGCATCGAACGGCGGTCGGGCGGGGGTACCGTGCAGGTCCTCGGCGAGGCCGAGGGCGCGGACTGCGTCATCAGCGTCGAGGACGACGGTGCCGGTATGGACCCCGAACACGCGAAGGCCCTGTTGGCGGGGGACGGTGCGGCGACGAGCATGGGTCTGGCGAACGTCGACAGGCGACTGCGCAACGTCTACGGACCCTGGTTCGGGCTCGTCGTCGAGACGGCGCCGGAGGAGGGCACGCGAGTCATCGTGCGAGTACCGAGATTCCAGCCGGGAGTGATGCCGTGA
- a CDS encoding DUF3040 domain-containing protein, whose translation MALRDEEQRQLAEIERRLAEDDPRLAQRLSRLRPFALSSTALAVAALLVCFVVGLAVVAIGTEIGSLPVGIVGAIVGVGLPTLLIWRLWLRRLR comes from the coding sequence ATGGCGCTACGGGATGAGGAGCAGCGGCAGCTCGCCGAGATAGAGCGAAGGCTGGCCGAGGACGATCCGCGCCTTGCCCAGCGGCTTTCCCGGCTGCGCCCGTTCGCGCTGTCGTCCACCGCACTGGCCGTTGCCGCGCTGTTGGTGTGCTTCGTCGTCGGTCTGGCCGTTGTCGCGATCGGCACGGAGATCGGCTCGTTGCCGGTCGGCATCGTCGGCGCGATCGTCGGGGTCGGCCTCCCCACGTTGCTCATTTGGCGGCTTTGGCTGCGCAGGCTCCGCTGA
- the nhaA gene encoding Na+/H+ antiporter NhaA — MSIESPARSKLFRRASWSEWRQVADILRQETVGGVLLLLGAVLALVWANSPWSQAYTWLRELTVGPHALHLDLTLSQWAADGLLAIFFFVVGLELKREFVAGDLRDPRRAALPVAAALGGVVFPALIFVLVNLGDSSALRGWAIPTATDIAFAVAVLAVVGRCLPSALRMFLLTLAVVDDLVAILIIAVFYTDDLAPLPLLLALLPLGLFTLLVQRRVRSWWLLIPLGVVTWALVHASGVHATVAGVLLGFAVPALRRRGEAVGLAEHFEHRWRPISAGVAVPIFALFAAGVAFGGLGGLRTALTDPVAVGIVAGLVLGKAIGIFGTTYLMGRFTRAELDGDIAWVDVLGLAVLGGIGFTVSLLVGDLAFGAGTERDEHVKIAVLTGSVLAALIATVILRLRNRAYRRVYEKETRDTDLDGIPDVFEEDEPDPSGETDRRDVLDEASGAERFGGH, encoded by the coding sequence ATGAGCATCGAGTCCCCAGCCAGGTCGAAACTGTTCCGCCGGGCGTCCTGGAGCGAATGGCGCCAGGTCGCCGACATCCTCCGGCAGGAGACCGTCGGCGGGGTTCTGCTGCTCCTCGGTGCCGTCCTTGCGCTGGTGTGGGCGAACTCACCCTGGTCACAGGCCTACACGTGGCTGAGGGAACTCACCGTCGGCCCGCACGCGCTGCATCTGGACCTGACGCTGTCGCAGTGGGCGGCCGACGGTCTGCTCGCCATCTTCTTCTTCGTCGTGGGCCTCGAACTCAAACGGGAGTTCGTCGCGGGCGACCTGCGCGACCCCCGGCGTGCGGCACTGCCGGTGGCCGCGGCACTCGGTGGTGTCGTCTTTCCCGCGCTCATCTTCGTCCTTGTCAACCTGGGCGACAGCTCGGCGCTGCGGGGTTGGGCGATTCCGACGGCCACCGACATCGCCTTCGCCGTGGCCGTGCTCGCCGTGGTCGGCCGCTGCCTGCCCTCGGCACTGCGGATGTTCCTGCTCACGCTGGCCGTCGTCGACGACCTGGTGGCGATCCTGATCATCGCCGTCTTCTACACCGACGACCTCGCGCCGCTGCCGCTGCTGCTGGCGCTGCTGCCGCTGGGCCTGTTCACGCTGCTTGTGCAGCGGCGAGTCCGGTCGTGGTGGCTGCTGATACCGCTCGGTGTGGTCACGTGGGCGCTGGTGCACGCCTCAGGGGTGCACGCCACCGTCGCGGGCGTGTTACTCGGCTTCGCCGTGCCCGCGCTGCGCAGGCGTGGCGAGGCGGTCGGCCTCGCCGAACACTTCGAACACCGCTGGCGGCCGATCTCGGCAGGCGTGGCGGTGCCCATCTTCGCGCTGTTCGCCGCGGGCGTCGCCTTCGGCGGACTCGGCGGCCTGCGCACCGCGCTCACCGACCCCGTGGCGGTCGGCATCGTGGCGGGGCTGGTGCTGGGCAAGGCGATCGGCATCTTCGGCACCACTTATCTCATGGGCCGGTTCACCAGGGCCGAGCTCGACGGCGACATCGCGTGGGTCGACGTGCTGGGTCTGGCCGTCCTCGGCGGTATCGGCTTCACCGTCTCGCTGCTGGTGGGCGACCTGGCCTTCGGCGCGGGCACCGAACGCGACGAGCACGTCAAGATCGCGGTGCTCACCGGGTCGGTGCTGGCCGCGCTGATCGCCACGGTCATTCTGCGACTGCGCAACCGGGCCTACCGGCGGGTCTACGAGAAGGAGACCAGGGACACCGACCTCGACGGCATTCCGGACGTGTTCGAGGAGGACGAACCGGACCCCTCGGGGGAAACCGATCGGCGCGACGTGCTCGACGAGGCGTCCGGTGCCGAACGCTTCGGCGGTCACTGA
- the tig gene encoding trigger factor — translation MKSTVEQLSPTRVKINVEVPFDELKPNFDRAYRKIAQQVRIPGFRPGKAPARVLESRIGRAPVLDEVVNEAIPAKYLEAVRSGDVRTLGQPDFEVTKLEDRDVLEFSAEVDVRPDITLPDLGDITVTVDDVEFEESEVDEQLDELRARFGTLTGVDRPAQNGDFVSIDLSATVDGEEIPDASTSGLSYEIGSGQLVDGIDEAIIGANEGEQKTFTTKLLAGEHVGKDAEVTVTVNSIKQRELPEPDDEFAQLASEFDTLEELKEDLRDRLRRMKRMQQGVQARDKVLDALLERVDVPLPETILDSEIANRKHDAVHPFDHDEDAFKRSLEAEGKSFEEFEEEVRKEAEKSVRTQLLLDAVADAEDVSVNDAELTERIVYQAQRFGMSPDQYVSQAQQSGQLGAIYADVRRGKALASVVRGVTVTDESGNTVDLTDLFGPAEDATEAEAGDEASAAAGDQAGDEERDEATPSSGADEAGTAGEAASSSDK, via the coding sequence TTGAAGAGCACCGTCGAGCAGCTGAGCCCGACGCGCGTGAAGATCAATGTCGAGGTGCCGTTCGACGAGCTCAAACCGAACTTCGACCGCGCCTATCGCAAGATCGCTCAGCAGGTCCGGATCCCCGGTTTCCGTCCGGGCAAGGCACCTGCCCGCGTCCTGGAGAGCCGCATCGGCCGTGCGCCTGTGCTCGACGAGGTGGTCAACGAGGCCATCCCAGCGAAGTACCTCGAGGCCGTGCGCAGCGGCGACGTGCGCACCCTCGGTCAGCCGGACTTCGAGGTGACCAAACTCGAGGACCGCGACGTGCTGGAGTTCAGCGCCGAGGTGGACGTGCGTCCCGACATCACGCTTCCCGACCTCGGCGACATCACGGTCACCGTGGACGACGTGGAGTTCGAGGAGTCGGAGGTCGACGAGCAACTCGACGAGCTGCGGGCCCGCTTCGGCACGCTCACCGGAGTCGACCGGCCCGCCCAAAACGGTGACTTCGTCTCCATCGACCTGTCGGCCACGGTCGACGGTGAGGAGATCCCCGACGCGTCCACCAGCGGACTTTCCTACGAGATCGGCTCAGGTCAGCTCGTCGACGGCATCGACGAGGCGATCATCGGGGCGAACGAGGGCGAGCAGAAGACCTTCACCACGAAGCTGCTGGCCGGCGAGCACGTGGGTAAGGACGCCGAGGTGACGGTGACCGTCAACTCGATCAAGCAGCGGGAGCTGCCCGAGCCCGACGACGAGTTCGCGCAGCTCGCGAGCGAGTTCGACACCCTGGAGGAGCTGAAGGAGGATCTGCGTGACCGGCTGCGGCGGATGAAGCGCATGCAGCAGGGAGTGCAGGCCAGGGACAAGGTTCTCGACGCGCTGCTCGAACGGGTGGACGTTCCGCTTCCGGAGACGATCCTGGACTCCGAGATCGCCAACCGCAAGCACGACGCGGTGCACCCGTTCGACCACGACGAGGACGCCTTCAAGCGTTCGTTGGAGGCCGAGGGCAAGTCGTTCGAGGAGTTCGAGGAGGAGGTGCGCAAGGAAGCGGAGAAGTCCGTGCGTACCCAGTTGCTGCTCGACGCCGTCGCCGACGCCGAGGACGTCTCCGTCAACGACGCCGAACTGACCGAGCGCATCGTCTACCAGGCCCAGCGGTTCGGGATGAGCCCGGACCAGTACGTCTCGCAGGCACAGCAGTCCGGCCAGCTCGGGGCCATCTATGCCGACGTTCGTCGCGGCAAGGCGCTCGCCTCGGTGGTGCGGGGTGTGACCGTGACCGACGAGTCGGGCAACACCGTGGACCTGACCGACCTGTTCGGTCCCGCCGAGGACGCGACCGAGGCCGAGGCCGGTGACGAAGCCAGTGCCGCAGCCGGTGACCAAGCCGGCGACGAGGAGCGCGACGAGGCCACCCCATCGAGTGGTGCCGACGAGGCGGGCACCGCGGGAGAGGCCGCGTCCAGCTCCGACAAGTGA
- a CDS encoding ClpP family protease, whose translation MPEGRTSTAGLNLTDSVYERLLQERIVVLGSEVNDEVANRITAQLLLLAAEDSQADIRFYINSPGGSVTAGFAIYDTMQLIEPDVATYAMGLAASMGQFLLSSGTPGKRYALQHARILMHQPSAGVGGTASDIAIQAEVFSKWKYELAKITAEQTGQTVEQIIADGDRDRWFTAEEAKDYGFVDQVLTREHPHPNSNSN comes from the coding sequence ATGCCAGAGGGGCGAACCAGCACAGCGGGGCTCAACCTGACCGACTCGGTGTACGAGCGGCTGCTTCAGGAGCGCATCGTGGTGCTGGGCTCCGAGGTCAACGACGAGGTCGCCAACCGCATCACCGCGCAGCTGCTGCTGCTGGCCGCCGAGGACTCGCAGGCCGACATCCGGTTCTACATCAACTCGCCGGGCGGGTCGGTGACGGCCGGCTTCGCGATCTACGACACGATGCAGCTCATCGAGCCCGACGTGGCCACGTACGCGATGGGGTTGGCGGCGTCGATGGGCCAGTTCCTGCTCTCCTCGGGTACTCCCGGTAAGCGCTACGCGCTACAGCACGCGCGCATCCTGATGCACCAGCCTTCGGCGGGTGTCGGTGGCACTGCTTCCGACATCGCCATCCAGGCCGAGGTGTTCAGCAAGTGGAAGTACGAGCTGGCGAAGATCACCGCTGAGCAGACAGGTCAGACCGTGGAGCAGATCATCGCCGACGGTGATCGCGACCGGTGGTTCACGGCCGAGGAAGCCAAGGACTACGGCTTCGTGGACCAGGTGCTGACCCGCGAGCACCCGCATCCGAACTCGAACTCCAACTGA
- a CDS encoding ATP-dependent Clp protease proteolytic subunit gives MTSPYLPQSRYVLPSYVERTSYGVKESNPYNKLYEERQIMLGVQVDDASANDVMAQLLHLEHEDPDRDIIIYINSPGGSFTALMAIYDTMQYVRPDIQTVCLGQAASAAAVLLAAGTKGKRLALPNSRVLIHQPATEGAYGQVSDLEIQAREIQRVRRLMETTLAKHTNKSADEVRADIERDKILTPEEAKEYGIIDEVLSYRKASAEV, from the coding sequence ATGACCAGTCCATATCTTCCGCAGTCCCGGTACGTGCTGCCCTCCTACGTGGAGCGCACCAGCTACGGGGTCAAGGAGTCCAACCCGTACAACAAGTTGTACGAGGAGCGGCAGATCATGCTGGGGGTGCAGGTGGACGACGCGTCGGCCAACGACGTGATGGCCCAGCTGCTGCACCTGGAGCACGAGGACCCCGACCGCGACATCATCATCTACATCAACTCCCCGGGTGGCTCCTTCACGGCCCTCATGGCGATCTACGACACCATGCAGTACGTGCGCCCCGACATCCAGACCGTCTGCCTCGGCCAGGCCGCGTCCGCGGCGGCCGTGTTGCTCGCGGCCGGGACGAAGGGCAAGCGGCTCGCGCTGCCCAACTCCCGCGTGCTGATCCACCAGCCCGCCACCGAGGGCGCCTACGGCCAGGTTTCGGACCTGGAGATCCAGGCGAGGGAGATCCAGCGGGTCAGGCGACTGATGGAGACCACGCTGGCCAAGCACACGAACAAGTCGGCGGACGAGGTCCGCGCCGACATCGAGCGCGACAAGATCCTCACCCCGGAGGAAGCCAAGGAGTACGGCATCATCGACGAGGTGCTGTCGTACCGCAAGGCGTCCGCCGAGGTCTGA